TTCTTGGGCTGCTGCTGGCTGTAGGCATGTTCTGCCTCGCGGCAGTTGTACGTCATGTTGCCTCTTTGTTTCTCCCTTTTGCACAGAGACACCGCCAGCATCAAACTGGCCAGGAAGAGAGCGAGGAAGACCAGAAGACAAATCCCGATGACGGCCGAGGGGCTGAGCGGCTGGGACACGGGGGAAGAATCGGGCATCTCCTCCCGGTGGCTGGCAAAGGTCACCTTCACCAAGACTCTGGTGCACAGCGGCTTCTCCCCTCGGTCGCTCACGGACACTTCCAGGTCCCATCCGTGGCCCACCAGGCGGCTGGCGTTGCTGCTGTTCAGATAAAGCTGTCCCGAGTGGGGATCGAGGATGAACAAGCCAGCCTCGTCGCCGCTCAGCAGGTTGTAAAGAACGGCACCGTTTAAGCCGGAGTCTGCATCTGTGGCGGAGACAGTGAAGAGCAGGGGAACCCTGACGGAGTCGGCTAAATCAGCACTCTCTTCCCCTTCGGGCCACAGCACGTGGCCAGTGCCCGTGTCCACCAGGATGGTGACGCTTGCCCTCCCGCCCTCCACCAGCGGCTGGGTGATAACTGGGAAGTTATCGTTCACGTCAAGCACCGTAACCCTGACAGAAACATTCGACGACAATTTCGGCTGACCCGTGTCTTCGGCTGTCACAATAAAGTCAAAGCTGGCCGTCTTTTCGGCATCAAAAGCCGTACGGGTCCAGATCTCCCCAGTGTCGGCATCGATAGCCAGCCACTCCGAAATCACTGCATCGGGGATGCTGTACGTGACTTCCCCATTGAGGCCTGCATCTGGATCATGAGCCCTGACTGCCAGCAAAGGGGAAGGGGGTATGATATTCTCAGCCACAGAAACATGGTACAGATTAGCTTTGAAGCGGGGCGGGTTGTCATTGACATCGCCAACGTGGACTGTGAAATCTCTGGCCCTCGCCAGCGAAGGGGTCCCCCGGTCCTGGGCCAACAAGGTCAGGTTATACTCGGCCCAGCTCTCCCTGTCCAGGGGGGTGTTTGTGAGCAGCAAGTAGCTGCTGGGGTTGACCCTTCTCAAGGAGAAATGCTCGGCCCCTTGGCTGATAGAGCAATCCACCTTCCCGTTATCACCCGCATCAGGATCGGAGAGGGTCACCAGGCCAACGAAGCTGTCTTGGGGCTGAGATTCGGACACCACCGCTGCCTGCCCGGCCCAGGTGACATGGATGTCAGGCCGGTTGTCATTGACATCTACAACACGGACCAAAAGCTTGCAGTGGGCCGGGCTGGGGTTCGCTCCGTGGTCTTGGGCTTGTACGTCCACCTCATAGGTGGATTTTTTCTCGTAATCCAGCGGCTGACGCAAGAGGACCCGGCCTGTTTGGCTCTCGATAGTAAACGTTCTGAGCGCATCCGCGGGAGTGTGTGGGCTGAGGGAATACTCAATCTCTCCATTGGGGCCTTGGTCGGGGTCCGTGGCAGTCAGGTTGACCAAAAGAGTCCCCGGCGATGCATCCTCCCTAATTTCGACAGTCACGGAACTCTGGGTGAACGTCGGGATGTTATCATTGGAGTCCAATACGGTCACCCTCACAAAGGCGCTGCCTGATCTGGGCGGCTGGCCGTGATCGACAGCCGTCACTGTCAACAGGAAAGAGGAGAGGCGCTCTCGGTCCACTTCTTTGACAACCACGAGCTCCACCTGCTGAGTTCCATCCGAGCCGATCGTCACCTCCAACGCAAAGTGCTCGCTGGGGGACAAGAGGTAGGAGCAGAGACCGTTTGAGCCGGCATCCGGGTCGACGGCTCTATCCAAGGGGATTCGTGTCTGTAACAGGGTGCTTTCGGATATCTCCAGCTCCACGGCCACGTGGGGAAACTGAGGCCCGTTGTCATTAATATCCAGGACATGAACCTCCACGTGGATCAGGGCTAGGTATTTGGAGGCCAGGACGCTGAAAGAGATGGTACAGAGATCTCTCTGGGGGCAGAGCTGCTCTCGGTCGAGCCTCCCCAAGGTGCGTAGCAGGCCATCCCGAGAGTCCATCTGTAGGGGGAGCAGAACGGAGGGCTGTAGCAGCTGGAAGGATCCTGCAGTCTGGCTGCCCTCCGTCCAGCCCAGTTGTTCAGCCAACCTTCCCAACACAGTCCCAGGCTGGGCTTCCTCCGGCACCTGATACTGCACATTGAAGGTCGTGACTTCCTGACAATCCGCCAAAAGAAGGAAAGACCACCACAGAACCGGGACGGACAACACCAGAAACATCCTTAAGAACGCCCACTGCATTCCCCAAGGAAGCCCTTTCACACAGGAGGTGGTCCAAAAAACTGGCTATCCCCGTATAGGTTTAGAGCACCAGAGCATTGGGGTCCCTTCCTCAAGGCAAGACTCATTCCCACCGTCTATTCTGTGGTTAGACCTCGCTCTCGGCTTGGGGTCTTCTCTTGGAGCGTTTGTCGCAAAAGGCCCAAGTGAGATCTGAGAGCGACACGGAGACTTTGACCGCTTCCTGCCGAGGCCATTTCCTAGGGAAACCCCACCTACGGGGAAGCGGGGGAGGGA
This region of Paroedura picta isolate Pp20150507F chromosome 14, Ppicta_v3.0, whole genome shotgun sequence genomic DNA includes:
- the PCDH12 gene encoding protocadherin-12 isoform X1, whose translation is MQWAFLRMFLVLSVPVLWWSFLLLADCQEVTTFNVQYQVPEEAQPGTVLGRLAEQLGWTEGSQTAGSFQLLQPSVLLPLQMDSRDGLLRTLGRLDREQLCPQRDLCTISFSVLASKYLALIHVEVHVLDINDNGPQFPHVAVELEISESTLLQTRIPLDRAVDPDAGSNGLCSYLLSPSEHFALEVTIGSDGTQQVELVVVKEVDRERLSSFLLTVTAVDHGQPPRSGSAFVRVTVLDSNDNIPTFTQSSVTVEIREDASPGTLLVNLTATDPDQGPNGEIEYSLSPHTPADALRTFTIESQTGRVLLRQPLDYEKKSTYEVDVQAQDHGANPSPAHCKLLVRVVDVNDNRPDIHVTWAGQAAVVSESQPQDSFVGLVTLSDPDAGDNGKVDCSISQGAEHFSLRRVNPSSYLLLTNTPLDRESWAEYNLTLLAQDRGTPSLARARDFTVHVGDVNDNPPRFKANLYHVSVAENIIPPSPLLAVRAHDPDAGLNGEVTYSIPDAVISEWLAIDADTGEIWTRTAFDAEKTASFDFIVTAEDTGQPKLSSNVSVRVTVLDVNDNFPVITQPLVEGGRASVTILVDTGTGHVLWPEGEESADLADSVRVPLLFTVSATDADSGLNGAVLYNLLSGDEAGLFILDPHSGQLYLNSSNASRLVGHGWDLEVSVSDRGEKPLCTRVLVKVTFASHREEMPDSSPVSQPLSPSAVIGICLLVFLALFLASLMLAVSLCKREKQRGNMTYNCREAEHAYSQQQPKKPPKPIQKSDICIVPVLQRGDAEKPPPGSGSPETARADDPEIPCHMTPTLYRTLRNQRIQSILTEESEGFVLPAVLKVSKPPHAQKFKTHSATDVPAAAASPCGSCPKDLLQQQQQQGKPSPERGLEEACSRQHILRSLVRLSMAALAEQGPAGQLPLDSGPVQQISQLLSLLHQGQVQPKPNHKGNKYSAKHACCRDTNPHAEGLPTQKGCDRKHHDFVLLGEELENLLDAPSGLDLDQLTEADPAWMARLSLPLSTDYKANVVSPGAQPFPPGQEAVGRDEPRTFATFGKAAGEEPAPAEPQLANSFLSEMSTLLERILSHKANVQADVSLGLWQQLSVRRRNLEMEAGGVEAAGSRKDCSLEG
- the PCDH12 gene encoding protocadherin-12 isoform X2, giving the protein MQWAFLRMFLVLSVPVLWWSFLLLADCQEVTTFNVQYQVPEEAQPGTVLGRLAEQLGWTEGSQTAGSFQLLQPSVLLPLQMDSRDGLLRTLGRLDREQLCPQRDLCTISFSVLASKYLALIHVEVHVLDINDNGPQFPHVAVELEISESTLLQTRIPLDRAVDPDAGSNGLCSYLLSPSEHFALEVTIGSDGTQQVELVVVKEVDRERLSSFLLTVTAVDHGQPPRSGSAFVRVTVLDSNDNIPTFTQSSVTVEIREDASPGTLLVNLTATDPDQGPNGEIEYSLSPHTPADALRTFTIESQTGRVLLRQPLDYEKKSTYEVDVQAQDHGANPSPAHCKLLVRVVDVNDNRPDIHVTWAGQAAVVSESQPQDSFVGLVTLSDPDAGDNGKVDCSISQGAEHFSLRRVNPSSYLLLTNTPLDRESWAEYNLTLLAQDRGTPSLARARDFTVHVGDVNDNPPRFKANLYHVSVAENIIPPSPLLAVRAHDPDAGLNGEVTYSIPDAVISEWLAIDADTGEIWTRTAFDAEKTASFDFIVTAEDTGQPKLSSNVSVRVTVLDVNDNFPVITQPLVEGGRASVTILVDTGTGHVLWPEGEESADLADSVRVPLLFTVSATDADSGLNGAVLYNLLSGDEAGLFILDPHSGQLYLNSSNASRLVGHGWDLEVSVSDRGEKPLCTRVLVKVTFASHREEMPDSSPVSQPLSPSAVIGICLLVFLALFLASLMLAVSLCKREKQRGNMTYNCREAEHAYSQQQPKKPPKPIQKSDICIVPVLQRGDAEKPPPGSGSPETARADDPEIPCHMTPTLYRTLRNQRIQSILTEESEGFVLPAVLKVSKPPHAQKFKTHSATDVPAAAASPCGSCPKDLLQQQQQQGKPSPERGLEEACSRQHILRSLVRLSMAALAEQGPAGQLPLDSGPVQGHQPPCRGAPHPEGLRQKAPRLRSSGRGAGEPPGCSVRVGPGPADGSRSRLDGQAVPSALNRLQGQRGLPGCSAVSARPGSRGQR